From Hirundo rustica isolate bHirRus1 chromosome 19, bHirRus1.pri.v3, whole genome shotgun sequence, a single genomic window includes:
- the RAP1GAP2 gene encoding rap1 GTPase-activating protein 2 isoform X5, with protein sequence MSRAGGRTRSRRAGVRAAVVLIGLLHRSRQSSERRKQELLNSADVTAPERPLSPPLTAPPTMKSAEFFEMLEKMQAPKLEEQRSGSQKHKEDYIPYPSIDEILEKGSPYPLIILPQFGGYWIEDPENLGTPTSSDSSICEEEEENLSPSTYGYKLECKGEARAYRKHFLGKDHLNFYCTASSLGNLILSVKCEETDGTEYLRVILRSRVKTLHERIPLAGFSKLPSIPQIAKAFCDDASGLKFNPVLYPKASQMIVSYDEHEVNNTFKFGVIYQKFRQTQEEELFGNNEESTAFKNFLSFLGDTITLQDFKGFRGGLDVSHGQTGAESVYTVFRDREIMFHVSTKLPFTEGDTQQLQRKRHIGNDIVAIIFQEENTPFVPDMIASNFLHAYIVVQVENPKADNAAYKVSVTAREDVPSFGPPLPSPPVFQKSPEFREFLLTKLINAENACCKSDKFAKLEDRTRAALLDNLHDELHGHTQTMLGLGPEEDKLENGGHGGFLESFKRAIRVRSHSMETMVGSQKKHHGGGIPGSLSGGIAHNSGEVTKTTFSPPVPAAAAKNQSRSPIKRRSGLFPRLHTTSESQAESRTRCDSVSGAQKTPDLGHSSQEMKSETSSNPSSPEICPNKDRPFIKLKENGRSNISRSSSSTSSFSSTAGESETLEEYESVGSQPSTASPFKQDVFVYSASPGSESPGVGAAATPVIMSRSPTADLKNRNSPRSNLKFRFDKLSHGSSMSH encoded by the exons GAAACAGGAGCTGCTGAACAGCGCGGATGTGACCGCCCCGGAGCGGCCGCTGTCCCCGCCGCTCACGGCCCCGCCGACCATGAAG tcgGCAGAATTCTTCGAAATGCTGGAAAAAATGCAG GCACCAAAACTGGAAGAACAGAGGTCGGGAAGCCAAAAACACAAG GAAGACTACATCCCATACCCCAGCATCGATGAG ATCCTAGAGAAGGGTAGCCCATACCCGCTGATCATCCTGCCACAGTTTGGGGGGTACTGGATAGAAGACCCAGAAAACCTTGGCACGCCCACCTCATCTGACAGCAGCatctgtgaggaggaggaggaaaacctcagccccagcacctATGGCTACAAGCTGGAGTGCAAGGGAGAGGCCAGAGCCTACCGCAAGCATTTCCTGGGGAAG gATCATTTAAATTTCTACTGTACAGCCAGCAGCCTTGGAAATCTGATCCTTTCTGTTAAATGCGAGGAGACAGATGGCACGGAATATTTAAGGGTTATACTCag GTCCAGAGTGAAGACATTGCATGAAAGGATTCCATTGGCAGGATTCAGCAAACTTCCGAGCATCCCCCAGATTGCAAAG GCCTTCTGCGACGATGCCTCCGGGCTGAAGTTTAACCCGGTTCTCTACCCCAAG GCGTCCCAGATGATAGTGTCTTATGACGAACACGAGGTCAACAACACTTTCAAGTTCGGTGTGATCTATCAGAAGTTCAGGCAG ACCCAAGAGGAGGAGCTGTTTGGCAATAATGAAGAGAGCACTGCCTTCAAGAACTTCCTAAGTTTCCTGGGAGACACCATAACTCTCCAGGACTTCAAAGG TTTTCGAGGAGGCCTGGATGTCAGCCACGGGCAGACGGGAGCGGAGTCTGTGTACACGGTGTTCAGGGACAGGGAGATAATGTTTCATGTCTCTACAAAGCTGCCTTTTACCGAAGGAGACACACAACAA CTCCAGAGGAAGAGGCACATTGGCAACGACATCGTGGCAATTATCTTCCAAGAGGAGAACACGCCATTTGTCCCAGACATGATTGCCTCCAACTTCCTGCACGCCTACATTGTGGTGCAGGTGGAAAACCCCAAGGCGGATAATGCAGCCTACAAG GTGTCAGTCACGGCCCGGGAAGATGTTCCCTCCTTTGGCCCACCCCTGCCGAGCCCACCGGTGTTCCAGAAG AGCCCCGAGTTCCGGGAGTTCCTGCTGACCAAGCTCATCAATGCTGAGAACGCCTGCTGCAAGTCCGACAAGTTTGCGAAGCTGGAG GACCGGACACGGGCCGCCTTGTTGGACAACCTCCACGACGAGCTCCACGGGCACACTCAGAccatgctggggctgggccCCGAGGAGGACAAGCTGGAGAATGGGGGTCATGGAGGCTTTCTGGAGTCTTTCAAG AGAGCCATCCGGGTGCGCAGCCACTCCATGGAGACCATGGTGGGCAGCCAGAAGAAGCACCACGGTGGTGGCATCCCAGGCAGCCTCAGCGGGGGCATCGCGCACAACAGCGGCGAGGTGACCAAGACCACGTTCTCG ccccctgtcccagctgctgctgccaagaaCCAGTCCAGGAGCCCCATCAAGCGCCGGTCAGGGCTGTTCCCTCGCCTGCACACGACATCGGAGAGccaggcagagagcaggacaAGGTG CGACAGTGTTTCTGGAGCCCAGAAGACACCGGATTTGGGACATTCTTCCCAAGAGATGAAATCTGAAACCTCATCCAACCCCAGCTCCCCTGAAATATGCCCCAACAAAGACAG GCCTTTtatcaaactgaaagagaacgGGCGGTCGAACATCTCCCgttcctcctccagcaccagcagcttcagcagcacGGCGGGGGAGAGCGAGACCCTGGAGGAGTACGAGAGCGTG GGAAGCCAGCCCTCCACCGCGTCGCCATTCAAGCAGGACGTGTTTGTCTACAGTGCGTCACCCGGCAGTGAGAGCCCCGGCGTGGGGGCCGCGGCCACCCCCGTCATCATGAGCAGGAGCCCCACAG CAGATCTGAAGAACAGAAACTCTCCAAGGTCCAACCTGAAGTTTCGCTTTGACAAGCTCAGCCATGGCAGCTCCATG AGCCACTAG
- the RAP1GAP2 gene encoding rap1 GTPase-activating protein 2 isoform X7 produces the protein MSRAGGRTRSRRAGVRAAVVLIGLLHRSRQSSERRKQELLNSADVTAPERPLSPPLTAPPTMKSAEFFEMLEKMQAPKLEEQRSGSQKHKEDYIPYPSIDEILEKGSPYPLIILPQFGGYWIEDPENLGTPTSSDSSICEEEEENLSPSTYGYKLECKGEARAYRKHFLGKDHLNFYCTASSLGNLILSVKCEETDGTEYLRVILRSRVKTLHERIPLAGFSKLPSIPQIAKAFCDDASGLKFNPVLYPKASQMIVSYDEHEVNNTFKFGVIYQKFRQTQEEELFGNNEESTAFKNFLSFLGDTITLQDFKGFRGGLDVSHGQTGAESVYTVFRDREIMFHVSTKLPFTEGDTQQLQRKRHIGNDIVAIIFQEENTPFVPDMIASNFLHAYIVVQVENPKADNAAYKVSVTAREDVPSFGPPLPSPPVFQKSPEFREFLLTKLINAENACCKSDKFAKLEDRTRAALLDNLHDELHGHTQTMLGLGPEEDKLENGGHGGFLESFKRAIRVRSHSMETMVGSQKKHHGGGIPGSLSGGIAHNSGEVTKTTFSPPVPAAAAKNQSRSPIKRRSGLFPRLHTTSESQAESRTRCDSVSGAQKTPDLGHSSQEMKSETSSNPSSPEICPNKDRPFIKLKENGRSNISRSSSSTSSFSSTAGESETLEEYESVGSQPSTASPFKQDVFVYSASPGSESPGVGAAATPVIMSRSPTDLKNRNSPRSNLKFRFDKLSHGSSMSH, from the exons GAAACAGGAGCTGCTGAACAGCGCGGATGTGACCGCCCCGGAGCGGCCGCTGTCCCCGCCGCTCACGGCCCCGCCGACCATGAAG tcgGCAGAATTCTTCGAAATGCTGGAAAAAATGCAG GCACCAAAACTGGAAGAACAGAGGTCGGGAAGCCAAAAACACAAG GAAGACTACATCCCATACCCCAGCATCGATGAG ATCCTAGAGAAGGGTAGCCCATACCCGCTGATCATCCTGCCACAGTTTGGGGGGTACTGGATAGAAGACCCAGAAAACCTTGGCACGCCCACCTCATCTGACAGCAGCatctgtgaggaggaggaggaaaacctcagccccagcacctATGGCTACAAGCTGGAGTGCAAGGGAGAGGCCAGAGCCTACCGCAAGCATTTCCTGGGGAAG gATCATTTAAATTTCTACTGTACAGCCAGCAGCCTTGGAAATCTGATCCTTTCTGTTAAATGCGAGGAGACAGATGGCACGGAATATTTAAGGGTTATACTCag GTCCAGAGTGAAGACATTGCATGAAAGGATTCCATTGGCAGGATTCAGCAAACTTCCGAGCATCCCCCAGATTGCAAAG GCCTTCTGCGACGATGCCTCCGGGCTGAAGTTTAACCCGGTTCTCTACCCCAAG GCGTCCCAGATGATAGTGTCTTATGACGAACACGAGGTCAACAACACTTTCAAGTTCGGTGTGATCTATCAGAAGTTCAGGCAG ACCCAAGAGGAGGAGCTGTTTGGCAATAATGAAGAGAGCACTGCCTTCAAGAACTTCCTAAGTTTCCTGGGAGACACCATAACTCTCCAGGACTTCAAAGG TTTTCGAGGAGGCCTGGATGTCAGCCACGGGCAGACGGGAGCGGAGTCTGTGTACACGGTGTTCAGGGACAGGGAGATAATGTTTCATGTCTCTACAAAGCTGCCTTTTACCGAAGGAGACACACAACAA CTCCAGAGGAAGAGGCACATTGGCAACGACATCGTGGCAATTATCTTCCAAGAGGAGAACACGCCATTTGTCCCAGACATGATTGCCTCCAACTTCCTGCACGCCTACATTGTGGTGCAGGTGGAAAACCCCAAGGCGGATAATGCAGCCTACAAG GTGTCAGTCACGGCCCGGGAAGATGTTCCCTCCTTTGGCCCACCCCTGCCGAGCCCACCGGTGTTCCAGAAG AGCCCCGAGTTCCGGGAGTTCCTGCTGACCAAGCTCATCAATGCTGAGAACGCCTGCTGCAAGTCCGACAAGTTTGCGAAGCTGGAG GACCGGACACGGGCCGCCTTGTTGGACAACCTCCACGACGAGCTCCACGGGCACACTCAGAccatgctggggctgggccCCGAGGAGGACAAGCTGGAGAATGGGGGTCATGGAGGCTTTCTGGAGTCTTTCAAG AGAGCCATCCGGGTGCGCAGCCACTCCATGGAGACCATGGTGGGCAGCCAGAAGAAGCACCACGGTGGTGGCATCCCAGGCAGCCTCAGCGGGGGCATCGCGCACAACAGCGGCGAGGTGACCAAGACCACGTTCTCG ccccctgtcccagctgctgctgccaagaaCCAGTCCAGGAGCCCCATCAAGCGCCGGTCAGGGCTGTTCCCTCGCCTGCACACGACATCGGAGAGccaggcagagagcaggacaAGGTG CGACAGTGTTTCTGGAGCCCAGAAGACACCGGATTTGGGACATTCTTCCCAAGAGATGAAATCTGAAACCTCATCCAACCCCAGCTCCCCTGAAATATGCCCCAACAAAGACAG GCCTTTtatcaaactgaaagagaacgGGCGGTCGAACATCTCCCgttcctcctccagcaccagcagcttcagcagcacGGCGGGGGAGAGCGAGACCCTGGAGGAGTACGAGAGCGTG GGAAGCCAGCCCTCCACCGCGTCGCCATTCAAGCAGGACGTGTTTGTCTACAGTGCGTCACCCGGCAGTGAGAGCCCCGGCGTGGGGGCCGCGGCCACCCCCGTCATCATGAGCAGGAGCCCCACAG ATCTGAAGAACAGAAACTCTCCAAGGTCCAACCTGAAGTTTCGCTTTGACAAGCTCAGCCATGGCAGCTCCATG AGCCACTAG